In Mycolicibacterium nivoides, the DNA window AAGGCCGGTCTCGATGTAGTTGGTCAGCCAGTAGAACGACTCGTGGGTGTTCTCCACCGTGAACGACGGCACCCCGATAGGCACTAGCGTCCCCTCAGGCACCGCGCAGAACCGCAGCGGCAGGAACCCCAGCCCATGCAACTGCCGAATATGGTCCGACCCAATCGAGTGGGCTACATCCGGCCCGAGAATCTGAGCAACGCGCTCCTCGTAAAGCGCTGCAACCTCATTCTCCTTAGCCGCGAAGAACGGTTCGAAAGCCTCCATCAGGTGCTTAGCGATGTAAGCCTGCAACCCGAAATGGACGACCTTATCGACGCCCGGCAGCCGAGACTTGCGGTTGGTGTAATTGGAGTAGACCCGCGTCACGTCGCCGCTAAGCGCGTACTGGTCGACGTGGCCCAGCTTGTACGCGTCCGTCTCGAATAGCGCCGCGACCGGCGCAAATTTCGTGCTCACCCTATCCCCTTAAGGTCAACCATTGCCTGGTGCATGTAGGTAAATGTCGGCACAATCGACGTAGCGACACCCACTCGGTTATGGCCGGGGTGAGAGTCTGTCGTCATAATGCGCCCGTAGTAATTGCGCAGATTGGTAGCGGCCCCAGAGAAGATGCCGTGGGTAACCCACAGGTCGATATTCTCCTTAGGGAGGAACGTGTCATGCGACAGCATTAGGAAAGTGCTACCGCCGTCGCAGATATCGTCAACTACCAGGTACTTCCCACTCTTGGGCAGGTTGGGCACCTTAATTTCGTAAATCTGGCCGGTGTCAAAGTCGCGGTCCTTCTCGGCCACATACAGGTCCAGCCCGTATTCCTTAGCGACCGCCTCGGCCCGATCCCTCGCGCCCTTATCTGGCGCGATGATGCCGTCATACCGCCAGTGCCCCTGGCTCTCTAACGCCCTATTCAGCAGGGGCAGAGGATCAAGCGGACAGATGTTCCTGACCAGCCGGTTAGCGACCGGCGAATGCGGGTCAATGACAATGACGTGCTCCGCATACGCGCAGTTGTTGATCATGTCCGCATACACCCGCAGACCGAACGGCGTCCCCCGGTCCGCGCGGGCAGCCGGAAGGTACGGCAGGAACAACACGAACGCCTGGCCCTGTTGCGCAGCGTGGTCGGCCAGCAACAGCGCGGTTACCAGGTCGTCCGTACTCGCGCCCCGAACGTCCGCAATCCACGTCACGCCCTCCAAGTCCAGAGGCGACAACATGTTCTTAAGGTGCAGCTCCCCGCCGGGGAACTTGAACGGCTCCGCAGCCGCGTTAATGGTGCCTAGTTTCTCCGCATAGACCTTTAGATGAACGGCCACTTGCCCCCCAGCCCTAGAAACTTGGAAATGTTGTAGACCAGGTGTGACTTAGCAAGCTCGTCCACGGTCTCGTCGTCCAGCACTTCCCCTATCGGGTTCTCGTAGTCCTCGTCAGAATTAGTCACGCGGGTAGTCCTCCTCGTCGTCGTAACCGCCCTCGCAGCGCTCACAAGCACCGTGGCGGCATCCATAAGTCGACTGGCCGCAACCTGAACAGCGGTCTCTAACTGGCGTAAACGTGCTCACTCGGGTACCTCCATTGCCCCGCCGCGAATACCTCGATTACCTGTTCACGCTCAGCCCACTTAGCGCACTCGTTAAACACCGGACACTTGTCACACAAGAGCCGCATTTCAACGTGGTCACGCCAGCTAAGCGTTTCGACCCGACCGGTAAAACGGTCGTCGTTATCGCAAACCGCCTCGTCTTGCCAACGCAGCGGCTTACCTTCCATCAGGGCCTTAATATCAACGCTCACGTGATCCTCTGGTAGTGGCCCTCGAAATTCAGAGCCAGATCGCCCATTCGGCCATTCCGGTTCTTACCGATGATCATTTGGATAATGCCGGGATCGTCCTCGTCGTTATGCAACAGGAGAACCACGTCGCTATCCTGCTCAATCGCTCCCGACTCGCGGAGGTCCGCAATAGTCGGCGCACGCGGCTTACCGTCCTTAACGGGACCGCGATTCAACTGCGCACACTGGACCATCGCCACGTTAAGCTCACGCGCCGCAATCTTTAGCGACCGCGACATGTGCGACACCTGCTGCTCGCGCGAAACCTTGCTATCGGACGGCTTAACCAATTGCAGGTAGTCAACGACTACGACGCCCAGGTTTCCGATTGCCCGACAGTGAGCCACGATCTGCTCCGTGGTGATCGTTGCCCGGTCCACGACCTGTAGCGGAATGGCGTCGTTCAGCTTAATGAAATTGTCGATCTTCTCGCGGTCCGTAAGGTCCAAGTCCTTACGCATGATCTTTGAGAAGTCGACGCTCGACCCGGCAGCCATCAACCGCGAAGTAACCTCGTCGGTCGACATTTCCAGCGTGAAGAATGCGGACGGGAAACCCCAAAAGGCTGCATTGCTCGCTAGCTGCAATGCAGCGACACTCTTTCCGACGCCCGGCCTGGCGGCAATGGTGTAGAGCCTGCCGCGCTGTAGCCCACCGTTCAGGCGTGCATTGAGCGCTTCCCAAGGTGTCTTGATATAGCCCTCTGCGGTTGTCTGCCAGTGTTCCCAGGACGCGATCATTTGCCCGAACTCGAGCGCCCGGTCGTCCGGCTCGTGTTCCTGGCGGAAGAACTTCTCACCCTCCCCCATCAGGCAGGCAACGTCGTCGGTCGTCGTGGTCTCGGCGTAGGCCAGTTGCTTAAGCCGGTTGCCCAGCTCAGCCATGCGCCGGAGCTTGGCCTTGTCGAGAACCATCCGCGCGTACGCCTCGGCGTTAGTAGCAGTAGGCGTGTTCTCCATGCAGGTCAGAAGGTACGGTGCCCCGCCGATCCTGCGGAGCTGGCCGCGCGTCTCTAGTTCCTTAGCGACGGTCATTGCGTCGACAGCCTCACCGGCTGCCAGCAGGCCCATCGCCGCCGCAAAGATATCGGCGTGGATCGGACGGTAAAAGTCCTCGACCGTGATTAACGTCGAAAGCGTGTTAAGCGCCTTAGACGACAAGAGCAGCGACCCAATAACGCACTGCTCGGCAGTCTGATCATTAGGTGGCTGTGCCTCAGTCAAGCTGCAACCCTTCCACGGAGTTCATTCAGCCAATCCCGTTTAGCGCGGTCCATCCAAACCCGACGCTCACTCACGTCAAGGCCATCCGGCGGAACGGGAGGCGAGAAGATATATCCGTAAGCCTTAAGCGGCGAAACCTGCCCCGTCTTAAGGCACTCAGTGATCGTGTTCCTAAGTGTGGCCGCGCGCTGCGCCTCTTTCTGCGCCTCACTAACCAAGCTGGGCAGAATGCCCGGCCCGAAGTCCTTAGCGAGCCAGAGGTTAAGCGCACGTTCCAAAATTTCTGGGTCGATACCCTCACGCAGCAGCTCAGCCGTCTTTTTGACTAGCTGTTGCCGGATAGCGAACGGGTGGGATTCCGGAATTACCTTCCGGACCAGCTTGCCCGCCTCGGTGTTCGGCTCAACGTCGTCGTTCCAGTGCTCGTAGTCGTTGAACTGAATGCCGATGAACTCGCCGTCCTTATCGACCCTGCGCCAAAGCCTGGCTTTCACCAGTGCGTTAGCCTCGTCGCGTGTTCCCAGCTCTAGGGCCACATCGCGCGGGACGAACCCGCCGGATCGGTTATCCCGAGTCCACGCGTTGGCTTTGACCCAAAGGCCAAGCGCAGCGTTACCGGCCTGCTTAGCCTTTGGGTGGTCCCAGAACTTCCGGTGGATTTTCCCGAAGTCGCTCATCCCAGCGGGAGGCCCCCGAAGCCGATGCCGCCGGTCGACGGGTCCAGGTGGATACCGCCGCCCAGGTCGATACCGATACCGCCCTTAGGGCTGATAACGAAGCCTGAGCCGGAGTCGCCGGAGCTGGTGCCAGAGTCGGTGCTGATCCCGTTCTCAGCGCTCGGCTGGCACGCGGTCATAGCTAAAGCCGTCCCGAATGCTGCCAGGAGCACCTTGAGGTTTCTCGACATGCTGAATCCCTCCATCGTTGGTTAAGAGAACCCACGTCGACCCCCGCCAAAGCAGGGGAATCTCAGCAGGGTTTTGCCAAGGGCGCACATGCCAGCCCTGCGTTTCCGCTTGGGCTGGGTGGTGCTCAATCCATCCGTGGCAGCCGGTCGTACCGTGACCGCACACCAGGACGCAGTTTTCAGCCGTCCACAAGCCGCCCTGAGAGCGTTTGAGGCGATGGTGAAGGGTGAGGTTGCCCCACCGGGTACATCGCTCACAGAAGCCCTCAGAGCGGACCTTGAGTAGACGGCGGCATTTCGCCTCAGACAAGGGCTAGGACGAACAGGATGAACACGACGGTCCAAACCACCGCCCACACTTGGGAGTCATCCATTACCACTCACCCCTGCCTGCATTCGCATACGCCTGACGCACCGAAGCGCCCACCGAACGAATAGCGTCCAACTTCGAGCTAAGCGCCCGGTTGTTGTCCTTCGCGTACTCGTAAGCGACAGCCCACGCGTCCCGCTCATCTTCGGCGGTCATGACTTCATCAACGATGTTCGCCGCGACCTTTTTCTCAGTCTGCGGACCCTTATGGGCCATGAACGCCCGAGCGTAAGCACGCTTATATGCGCGCTCCGTTTCTAGCTTCTTCTCGTGAGAATCCCGCGCCGTGATAATCCCTGCCGAGATATCGTTAACGGTCGCTAAGATGTCCTGCTCTACGGAGACCGGATTGTACTCACTCAACGTTCCCCCTTACTTGACGAACTCAACCGGCAAAGGAATGCGCAAAGCCAGCGCGATAGCTACGCGGTGGTGCCCATCCCAAACCCGCTTATCGGGGCCAACCGAAACCGGTTTAGTGATTCCACCCGACGAGACAACCTCGTCAAGCAGCGCCAAGGTACGTGCCTGGTCTGCCGTCCAGAGGTATTGCAGCTCGTTAGGCCAGCCGTGGTCGCTATCGCCGGGCTGGTAAATGCCGATGAACGTGTCCGCATCGAACACCTGAGATTTGACATCGCTCAAAGCGCCTGCCTCGGTTCCAGATTCCAGAACCGGCGCGAGTCCCCGTAATCAAGACAGCCCTCGCACACCAGCTTGTGATCGTGCGAACCGACCGCGAACTCAGCCTCCTTAACGAAGCAAAGCTCACACGGAACCACGATGCCCTGTGGAGCGTCGACCAGCTCCACAGGGATACCTGCAATCGTGTTGTTGAACATTAGACGGTGACCGCCCCTGTCTCTAGAAGGTTCGTAAACGCCGTGACCTCTTCGGCAGTGGCGTCCTTAAGCTCCCGACCCTTGTTGTGCTCCGCGAACTTGTTAGCGATGCCGTTCAAGTCCCAGCTCTTAGCGGTCGCCAGCTCACGCAGCTTCGCGCGGGCCGTAGCGGAATCCGCGTTCCCGACCGGCGCGGGAGGCTGCATCCGCGCGGCGGTAGCCGGAGTGGCCCGCTCATGCGACTCAGCGTCAGGGTCCGGATCGTCCGTAGGAATCATCAGCGATTGCAGCAGGAACGTCCGCAGCGCGACCGATTCGGCCTTAGTCATCGACTTATCGCCGGAGTCGGCAGCTTCGCCGTACGCCTTACCGTCGAAGTAGTCACCGGCAGGCCCATACACACGGAAACCCATTTCCACGGTCCGGTTACACATCTGACCGCCCTTAGCGGTCTGGTAACGCTCCGCGTCATGAGCGCGCGCCTGAGGAACAACCGTCACGCCATGCGCGCGCAGCGCCGGGCCAACCGCATTCATTACCGCGTCGATGCCACGGAAATTGAACTTCTGGCCCTGGTTGTACGAATCCTTGCGAATGGACTGCACGTCCCGCATGACGAGGTTCCACGCCTCAAAGACGGTGGGGACCTCGGACTTGTCCCACTGGGGAGCGTTCTTAAGCTCCTCCTCAAGGGACTCGATCTTGGCGTCGGACTCCGCTAGCGCGGTCTCCAACTCAGCTTTGGTTGCGGTCAACTACGCCCCGTTCTTTGCCTTGGCCCACACCACGGACTGACGACCACTCGCCAGCCGCTTACGCGCGCCGGTATCCACCACAAGCCCCTGCCGCACCAGCTCAGACCGACGAGTCCGCAGACCCGAAGGCGACTGAGGCAGCACCGCGCCCCACTTGGACCGGTTGTAAACCCGCGCGATATCCGTATCGGTACCGCCCTTACGCAACCGGCCCAGCGCCTTAAGCACTGCTTTCTGCGACTCCCGCAGATAGTCCTTATCCAGCGACGCGTACGCCGCCAAGCTGGTCTCCCGGCTACCACTGATAACGGTCAAGGCTCAACTCCTTAAGCTCTGAATCCTTAGAATTGAAAACGCGGCGCGTAGCCTCGACTTGCTTACCGAGCATCGCCGCCTGCAAACCCAGCTCAAGGTCAACCCAATAGAACTTGACCTGAGGGTTCTTAGTCATGATTGGGAAATGAACCATCACTCCCCACTTGTCATTGATCTGGTTATGCAGCGGAGTCCGAGTGTTCGTCTCCTGGTCGTAACGCAGACCCGTCCCATAAGCCGCCAACTGGCACGTCACACCCATAGGGCGCTTAGCGTCCCAGCGGCCCGTCTTAAGGTCGCCCACGACGACAAGCTCTTGGTTGTGCTTAACGCCGTCCGGCGTGGTGATCCCCGGCGGCAACGCCATGAGGTAATCGACCGACCCGCACAGTTCCAGCTTGTCGTTAACGATCAGCATTTCCTGATCAATGAACTCGATAGGCTCAACCGCTTTGTCGTACTGCGCGAGCGGGGCCTTAAGGTGCTCCTGAACTACGCGTGGCGTTTCGCCCTTATTGCGAAGCTCACCGAGCTTATGGAACTCAGTGCCAGCGCTAGCAGCAGTGTGCTGACCGGCAGTGTTACGCGCTTGCTCAACAGCAGCTTTAAGCCGCTCTTTGCCGGAGCGGGTGCCGCCGTCGTCTCCCTTGTACCAGGGGTCGGCGTCGTACTCGTTGATAAGCGTTGCGACCTCTGAGCGCGCGGAGGCG includes these proteins:
- a CDS encoding ribose-phosphate pyrophosphokinase, giving the protein MAVHLKVYAEKLGTINAAAEPFKFPGGELHLKNMLSPLDLEGVTWIADVRGASTDDLVTALLLADHAAQQGQAFVLFLPYLPAARADRGTPFGLRVYADMINNCAYAEHVIVIDPHSPVANRLVRNICPLDPLPLLNRALESQGHWRYDGIIAPDKGARDRAEAVAKEYGLDLYVAEKDRDFDTGQIYEIKVPNLPKSGKYLVVDDICDGGSTFLMLSHDTFLPKENIDLWVTHGIFSGAATNLRNYYGRIMTTDSHPGHNRVGVATSIVPTFTYMHQAMVDLKGIG
- a CDS encoding WhiB family transcriptional regulator, whose translation is MEGKPLRWQDEAVCDNDDRFTGRVETLSWRDHVEMRLLCDKCPVFNECAKWAEREQVIEVFAAGQWRYPSEHVYAS
- a CDS encoding replicative DNA helicase encodes the protein MTEAQPPNDQTAEQCVIGSLLLSSKALNTLSTLITVEDFYRPIHADIFAAAMGLLAAGEAVDAMTVAKELETRGQLRRIGGAPYLLTCMENTPTATNAEAYARMVLDKAKLRRMAELGNRLKQLAYAETTTTDDVACLMGEGEKFFRQEHEPDDRALEFGQMIASWEHWQTTAEGYIKTPWEALNARLNGGLQRGRLYTIAARPGVGKSVAALQLASNAAFWGFPSAFFTLEMSTDEVTSRLMAAGSSVDFSKIMRKDLDLTDREKIDNFIKLNDAIPLQVVDRATITTEQIVAHCRAIGNLGVVVVDYLQLVKPSDSKVSREQQVSHMSRSLKIAARELNVAMVQCAQLNRGPVKDGKPRAPTIADLRESGAIEQDSDVVLLLHNDEDDPGIIQMIIGKNRNGRMGDLALNFEGHYQRIT
- a CDS encoding ERF family protein, whose translation is MTATKAELETALAESDAKIESLEEELKNAPQWDKSEVPTVFEAWNLVMRDVQSIRKDSYNQGQKFNFRGIDAVMNAVGPALRAHGVTVVPQARAHDAERYQTAKGGQMCNRTVEMGFRVYGPAGDYFDGKAYGEAADSGDKSMTKAESVALRTFLLQSLMIPTDDPDPDAESHERATPATAARMQPPAPVGNADSATARAKLRELATAKSWDLNGIANKFAEHNKGRELKDATAEEVTAFTNLLETGAVTV